The following DNA comes from Hordeum vulgare subsp. vulgare chromosome 3H, MorexV3_pseudomolecules_assembly, whole genome shotgun sequence.
AAATTCCTATGATGTGAACCAAATGACATCTCTTTTTCTAGTCCTACTCATAGGATTTGAGATGCATGTCATCTCATTTACTACAAATTTCCTATTCCTATGATAAACCTATCCTATGAACCAAAGAAGGCCTAAGTAATAATTCCTTGGTCCCCACCATGTCTAAGAGACGAGATTTTTTATTATctaagatgatcatgttctatTATTAGTTCAGTACAACCAAGTACGATGATAACAAACATTTAAAGCAATGACCAATAGGTAGGTTCTGCAAGCATAATAGCATATGCAGTGAAAGATTATATTGTAGAAAGGATACAGTAAGCCTTGAATTGTACTCCGTAACATAGTTTGTTGGTAAGCTTGAGTCTTTCTCTAGCATTAGCAAATGTTCCATCAACCTGTAGCACTTCAACTGTTAAAAGGTCGTTTAAAGAAGAGAACTAGATCAACAATGCATCCTATCACtggaagaagagaaaaactgagAAAGCACAAGACAGACCTCTGTATATCATCTAATGAAGAAGGAACAAAAAGAAGCTTCCTGTGAGAGAAGCGAGATCGAACTCTTTTTTCTAGCAGTTGATCTGCATCCTACAAGAAAACATAAGAACTAAACTCACTAGAAATATTTCTCTGACTTGCTTGGTGAAAATGCGACTAAAGCATGAGAAATGTCGGCCGTACCAATCGACAACTCATACCAATGACGACAGCTTGTGATGTAAGAGATTGCATTGCATCAAGTAAGCTATAGAGTAACCGCTGCTTCCCCTGTAACAAAACATCACGAACATCAGCCATCCTCTCATGTAAAAATGTCAGTAGCAGTACTTGAAAGCATGTTATGACTTTTTCTGTTTACAATTAGACAACTCATGAGACACATTGGCGTGAAATTTTTATGCAGCTGATATTCAATAAAATGGATATGGATTGGGAGTTAAATGCAGTATAGGAGCAGAAGGCATATATATTGATTTCAACCTGAGCAAAGAGGTCAAACTCTTCCAGGACAAAAATTACTGTCTTGTGAGCTAGTCCACACTCTCTACAGAAGAGAAAGATATAAATGAGCACCCATAAAATTACACAGAAGCTGAAATAAGGAGAATCACTTCATACTGAGAAGTGTTCATGATCTTAATGCAGTACTGACCGTAACATGTCAATCATGAATTCAGTGTTGTCATCCGAAGAAGCCTAAATAAGAAGACTTTCAGTCTACCTTCAGCCCATTTGGAATTGCAGAACGAAAAAATCATTGAGTAAAGGAAAAAGTAGACGAGTATGCACCATTTTGGAAAATGACAATTGATGCTCCAGACACAGCTGCCTGGCAATTTCCTTAAAACACAAAATAGCAAAAATATCAGCATGGCTCAATGGGAGGGAAGAACACAAAGTCACAAGTACAGAGTCAAGTAAATCAGTAACAGACGCGAGTTGAGAAGGTGCCACATAAAGGTTAGAAGAAAGCGAGCTCTGATATAGTCAGCGGAAGTGCTAACCTTTGTAGCGCAGTTGTCATCGCTATGTAACATGCCATTCAGCCTGATCTGAAAACATTACATAATTATCAACCTGAAGAGCAAGTTTAACGAGCGAGTAGATGCTACCGCTCTTGATAAAAAGAGACAGCAGTGGATTTGAGAACACAACAAAAAAAGTGAGCTGCGAGGGAATTTTTGCATTTCTCTATTTAAAGGCTCTTCAAATCATTTCCTACAGCTTCCTTAGACAAACTTCCTTTTCTCGTAACCCTCACAATGTCACGCAAACTTCACAAGACCAGGTTCACTTTTGTGAGATGCAAGTAAAGCATCGCTTGCGTGTTTCACGTAATGATTAATCAGACACATTTCTAGCAACACATTGTAGGCATACCACGGATATGGCATCAGGATGCTCCTTCCTCAGGTCCTCTAGAACCATGTCGAGCACCTGTATAAACAAATAAAACTTGAGTCTACCAACTGAGAACAGAAAAAATCAGTACATAATGCCAAATGCGCATATGCACATTTCATCAAACAGGGCACCTGTATTTCGGCGAGTCAGGGAAGGGGGAAGAAAAAGGGAACCTCACCGCTCCTTTGCCGCAGCCGCGGGGTCCAAGGAGGAGGACGGAGTTGTTGCAGGCCTCGGAGACCGAGCTGGCCACGAGGTACTTGAGCTTACTGCACAACACAACACGGTACCGAGCGCGCCGGTGAGACTGTGAGAGATGAGTTCGGAGCTATTTCTGGTGATGCATGATGGGGCGGGGATGGGATCGATTCGGTTCACCTGTAGTTGGTGTCGGGCGAGGATCTGAGACAGGAGTGGACGAAGGCCGGGTCGCAGAGCCGGCCACGCAGTACTGCATGTGCGTGACCCGCCACgggcgccggcgccgccgccgccatgggagTTGAACTGTTGGCAGGGGCGGAGCCAAGATTGGAGTAAACCCCGATTCGGACCTGCAATTGGGGGCGCGGAGATCCGGTCCTGGTGTTCGCCGCAGAGCTCCGTGCTGGTCGCGGCCGAGACTCTGCGGGGAGGAAGGAGGATTGAGGACAAAAAGGAGGATTGAGGACaaaaaggagggaggagggagggaaaCTGTACCTTGCAGTGAACGGTCCGGCGACGATGGCGAGCTGGGGCGGCAGCGAATGCTCCGGCCGTCCGACGACGATGGCGAGCTAGGGTGGCAAAGAACGGGGTGGTGACCA
Coding sequences within:
- the LOC123444129 gene encoding origin of replication complex subunit 4, with the protein product MAAAAPAPVAGHAHAVLRGRLCDPAFVHSCLRSSPDTNYSKLKYLVASSVSEACNNSVLLLGPRGCGKGAVLDMVLEDLRKEHPDAISVIRLNGMLHSDDNCATKEIARQLCLEHQLSFSKMASSDDNTEFMIDMLRECGLAHKTVIFVLEEFDLFAQGKQRLLYSLLDAMQSLTSQAVVIGMSCRLDADQLLEKRVRSRFSHRKLLFVPSSLDDIQRLMEHLLMLEKDSSLPTNYVTEYNSRLTSIFSNKKFKGVLDSLTDTDATTSNILRFLFRVVSYMDMESGLLSMECFTDALSSMQRQPKMDSLQDLSILELYILVCMNRLEDKEQKSYNFNTIIKEYKSIQDAYKTSDKYATTVCFRAFEHLLDRELITFADTKGRNVALEYRPVKLLISSRELAQSLNLNTTCPAVLQKLLDRERYM